The Luteibacter flocculans genomic interval CTTCGAAAGCTGGCGCGAGGCTGAGGCGCGGTTCGTTCGAAGTCCCCTGATTTCCTACTCGTCGTGATCTCCATGGCGACGACTGTACCGGCGGAGCACCGCCAATTCTTCATGTGAGTGAGACCGCGATGCATGTTCTCGACGCTGCAGCCCAAACCGTGCACACCTACCCAGGCGGTGCTGAATCGCTTGCGCCGCGCATCGGCGTTTCCGCAGGCATCCTGCGCAACAAGGTCAACGTCAACAACACGACGAACCACCTGACCCTAGCCGAGGCGAACGAGATCATGTCGGCGACAGGGGACCATCGCATCCTCCAGGCGCTGGCGCAGGAGCATGGCTACGTGCTGGCGCGCATTGACGTTGGTGCTGGTGATGACAGGACCGTCGTTCATCACCTGCTCGACCTCGGCATGGCCGAAGGCGAGCTGTCGCGCACGATCCACGACGCGCTGGCGGACAACGTCATCACCTGCAACGAAATGAACGCGATCGCCGCAGCCGGCCATGCGAACCAGGCGGCACTGATCGGCTTGATCAACCGACTGCGCGCGGCAGCGAAGCCGGGGCAGGTGGCCCGATGAGCACGCCTTCCCGCATGTGCTGGTGCGACGACATGGCGTGCCGTTTCACGAGCCCGGATATCCCGTGTCCGTCGCCGCGCCCGATGTGGGCTGACGAGAACGGCTACTACCCCCTGGCGATCGACGCGACGGATAAGTGGCACGGCCGCCTGTTCACGTGCTCGCCGCTGCTGAGCCCGCCGCGATGAACCCCGGCACGCCTCGGTCCGACCGCCTGCTCGCGCACCTGCGCGACTGCGTGGCTGCGGCTGAGCGCGTCGCCACCCCTGAAGAACTCGTTGCCGCCAAGACCGCGCTGAATCAGCCAAGGCATGCGGTGCAACGCCCCTTGTTCAACCCGCAGCACGCTCACCTGGGAGTAGCTCCCCAGGGACAGCCGGATCCGGCCGGTTGCGTGTCTGCACTTGCCCGGAACCCGGAGTAGTCATGCAGGACCGAGTAATCGACGAAATAATTGGGCTGGCGAGGCACTTCCATCGCCTTATCAATCCCAGCACGACCAACACCGAGCAGTCGATGCTGATCATTTCGCTGAGCGGCCAAGTGCTTCAGGCCATCGTCGGCGTGTTTCAGCCTTCGGACGAGCAGCGCGAGATCCTGCGCGATCGGATCGATGCCGTATGCCGCGAGGTGGTCGCCGAGCATCAGGCTGAAGCCCAGCGGGCGTCGGTGCACTGACATGGCTACCGATGCAGCCGGTCAGGCACCGCCCGCGCCGATCCCGTCGAGCGTTGACCTGCAAGACTTTCAGTTCCTTCCGCTCGACGTGCTGCGTCTGCGCGACAGCATGCTGGCGGTGGAAGCGTCTGGCGACGAGTTCCGCGCCGCCGTACTGCTGTGGTGTGTCTCGTGGCACCAGGTGCCGGCGGCGAGCCTGCCGAACAGCGAGCAGGCCCTGGCGGCCTATGCCGGATACGGGCGCGACCCAAAGGGATGGAAGAAGGTCCGTGCTGGCGCGCTGCGTGGTTTCGTGCTGTGCGACGACGGACGCCTCTATCACCCCGTGCTGGCCGAGAAGGCTGCTGAGGCGTGGGAAGGCAAGCTGAAACGCAGGCACCTGCGCGAGTGCGAGCGCATCAAGAAGGCGGCGCAACGTGCTGGCACGACGCCCGCGTATCCCTCGTTCGACGAGTGGAAAGCGCACCTTGCTGAAACCGGATCAGATCGATGGGAGTCCCCCGTTGTGTCCCAAGGGACAGATAAGGGACAAGTCGATGAACGTCCCGAGGGACATGGTGGGGACGTCCCTATGGAGTCCCACCCTCTAAAGGGACAGGGGATAGGGACAGTAGACAGGGACAGTGGAGAGGGACAGGAGAAAGGGACAGAAGCGAAGCATGGCCGGACTGC includes:
- a CDS encoding phage regulatory CII family protein is translated as MHVLDAAAQTVHTYPGGAESLAPRIGVSAGILRNKVNVNNTTNHLTLAEANEIMSATGDHRILQALAQEHGYVLARIDVGAGDDRTVVHHLLDLGMAEGELSRTIHDALADNVITCNEMNAIAAAGHANQAALIGLINRLRAAAKPGQVAR
- a CDS encoding YdaU family protein, with protein sequence MATDAAGQAPPAPIPSSVDLQDFQFLPLDVLRLRDSMLAVEASGDEFRAAVLLWCVSWHQVPAASLPNSEQALAAYAGYGRDPKGWKKVRAGALRGFVLCDDGRLYHPVLAEKAAEAWEGKLKRRHLRECERIKKAAQRAGTTPAYPSFDEWKAHLAETGSDRWESPVVSQGTDKGQVDERPEGHGGDVPMESHPLKGQGIGTVDRDSGEGQEKGTEAKHGRTASDLPSAGASSKKGGVLLDTWIASLGDRDAIPADDPIFAYAENAGIPSEFLELSWFVFRARARESKKRQVDWRQTYRNYVKGGYLKLWYIDGDGVHRLTSTGTEWQRVMEAEQERAAA